A genomic window from Salvia splendens isolate huo1 chromosome 11, SspV2, whole genome shotgun sequence includes:
- the LOC121754383 gene encoding uncharacterized protein LOC121754383 — MADMLKEGQPKPSNVPFILDPDNVKQRGTTTQHDGIPCLDIPDTDNNELAGRMGLALIEKFSHSIPTPHSIRKALTNFKLKGTLNWNFINAKHILITLSKIDDYVKILSGANNNNTWFIDHHPMRMFKWTADFDLYFETLIAAVWCNLHALPIHLFEESILFSIVKLFGEPIQIDHDTITRARLSYARICIEIDISKPVPEKYMLRLGGKDVTLQVRWDKIPHYCSACKHVGHSEVHCYALGKRPAPPKKDFSRPAQQKQNEMRGEQGEQPRGEQPNAQTETKSGWNRVGKNGNIVRDSVAMGKNKGGQAARYEYRVVANRNDNHSTSIQVRKPLFVPNSGMLDQPTSGKGKEKKKRSPESRARYREKRRLRRLEETEGRVMSETEGSEFETDDGGESGNRPRSLSPIVRGNRVPILEEYLGLGVHSNRFDILEDDDLETETSMALVLHDGTADAQIIHEARRAKGVRNEAARNGSQPLEIASDGDRRLEIKAPTKKARVSTSRIN, encoded by the coding sequence ATGGCGGATATGCTTAAGGAGGGTCAGCCAAAGCCATCGAATGTACCATTCATCTTGGACCCCGATAATGTGAAGCAAAGGGGCACGACGACCCAGCACGACGGTATCCCTTGCCTTGATATTCCTGACACTGATAATAATGAGCTTGCAGGTCGCATGGGGCTCGCCCTGATTGAAAAGTTCTCACACTCCATCCCAACCCCCCACTCGATTCGCAAGGCCCTTACGAATTTCAAACTGAAAGGTACGCTAAATTGGAACTTCATCAATGCTAAGCATATCCTCATTACCCTTTCTAAGATTGAtgattatgtgaaaattttaagTGGTGCTAATAACAACAATACTTGGTTTATTGATCATCATCCGATGAGAATGTTTAAGTGGACTGCTGATTTTGATTTGTATTTTGAGACTCTGATTGCTGCTGTTTGGTGCAATTTGCATGCATTACCCATTCATCTATTTGAGGAATCTATTTTGTTTTCCATTGTTAAATTGTTTGGTGAACCTATTCAGATTGATCATGACACTATCACACGTGCACGCTTGTCATATGCACGCATTTGCATTGAAATAGATATCTCAAAGCCTGTGCCAGAAAAATACATGCTTCGACTTGGCGGAAAAGATGTGACTTTGCAGGTGAGATGGGATAAGATCCCACACTACTGTTCAGCCTGCAAACATGTGGGCCACTCAGAGGTCCACTGTTATGCACTTGGAAAGAGACCGGCCCCACCGAAGAAAGACTTCTCCAGACCGGCACAACAGAAGCAGAATGAGATGAGAGGAGAGCAAGGAGAGCAGCCCCGGGGAGAGCAACCAAATGCGCAGACAGAGACAAAATCAGGTTGGAACCGTGTGGGCAAGAACGGCAATATTGTGAGGGACTCAGTGGCGATGGGAAAGAACAAGGGAGGTCAGGCAGCAAGGTATGAATACAGAGTGGTAGCAAACCGAAATGACAACCATAGTACCAGCATACAGGTTCGAAAGCCTCTTTTTGTCCCGAACTCGGGCATGCTTGACCAACCCACTTCGGGAAAGGGCaaggaaaagaagaagagaagccCAGAAAGTAGAGCGAGATATAGAGAGAAAAGAAGGTTGAGGAGGCTAGAGGAGACTGAGGGTCGAGTCATGTCAGAGACCGAGGGATCGGAGTTTGAGACTGACGACGGGGGTGAATCAGGGAACAGACCGAGATCACTTTCACCTATCGTTAGGGGGAACCGTGTCCCTATCTTGGAGGAATATTTGGGACTCGGCGTCCATAGCAACAGATTTGATATCTTGGAGGATGATGATCTCGAGACAGAGACGTCCATGGCCTTGGTCCTGCACGACGGGACCGCAGACGCTCAGATTATTCACGAGGCTAGAAGGGCAAAGGGTGTAAGGAATGAGGCTGCCAGAAATGGGAGCCAGCCGTTGGAGATCGCCAGTGATGGGGATCGACGACTTGAGATCAAAGCACCGACGAAGAAGGCGAGGGTTTCTACCTCGCGCATAAACTGA